A single region of the Oscillospiraceae bacterium genome encodes:
- a CDS encoding transcriptional repressor, whose translation MIINLSFLQGLIFSMKMYNTKQKSLIIDFFKNSPDKCFSAKQIIQSNELEMGQATVYRMLSKLSEEGVLKKFISEYDGCANYRLNNCNNCDSHFHLKCLKCGEIIHTDCDIMGKVGTHLAKDHNFVMDNSKTIIYGVCKDCK comes from the coding sequence ATGATTATCAATTTGAGTTTTTTGCAGGGGTTGATTTTTAGTATGAAAATGTATAATACAAAACAGAAAAGTTTAATTATTGATTTTTTTAAAAACAGTCCTGATAAATGCTTTAGTGCAAAGCAAATAATACAGTCAAATGAGCTTGAAATGGGGCAGGCGACTGTTTATAGAATGTTGTCAAAGCTTTCGGAAGAAGGAGTTTTGAAAAAATTTATTTCCGAATATGACGGCTGTGCAAATTACCGACTTAATAATTGTAATAACTGTGATTCTCATTTTCATTTAAAATGTTTAAAATGCGGAGAGATTATCCATACCGATTGCGATATAATGGGAAAAGTGGGTACCCATCTTGCTAAAGACCATAATTTTGTTATGGATAATTCAAAAACTATAATATATGGCGTTTGTAAGGATTGTAAATAA
- a CDS encoding zinc ABC transporter substrate-binding protein, with amino-acid sequence MKRYLSFLIAVMLVLISFASCKGLEENKSDNKINIISTNFPSYDFAREICKDKANITMLVPPGTESHSYEPTPKDIIALQNCDLFIYTGGVSDSWIEKILNSLEKPINTLKMMDCTEILKEELKEGMQHHTEHSGEEYDEHVWTYPKNAIKITEGIYKKVIEIDSQNKEHYEQNKEKYINEIKNLDNAFEMLFNNKKVTLIFADRFPFRYFVEGYGLDYYGAFPGCSSETEPNASTVAFLIDKIKAEKISTIFYIELSNKKMCQSIASQTGANIALLHSCHNISKEEKERGETYLSLMYKNYETLKNAF; translated from the coding sequence ATGAAAAGATACTTAAGTTTTTTAATAGCTGTAATGTTGGTTTTAATATCATTTGCAAGCTGCAAAGGGCTTGAAGAAAATAAATCGGATAATAAAATCAATATTATTTCAACAAATTTTCCGTCTTATGATTTTGCGAGAGAAATATGTAAAGATAAAGCAAATATAACAATGCTTGTACCTCCGGGAACGGAAAGCCATTCCTACGAGCCGACCCCGAAGGATATTATAGCATTACAAAATTGTGATTTGTTTATCTATACGGGCGGAGTATCAGATTCCTGGATTGAAAAAATATTAAATTCATTGGAGAAACCTATAAATACTCTTAAAATGATGGATTGTACAGAAATACTAAAGGAAGAATTGAAAGAAGGTATGCAACATCATACAGAGCATAGCGGAGAAGAGTATGACGAACACGTGTGGACCTATCCCAAAAATGCAATTAAAATAACAGAAGGAATTTATAAAAAAGTAATTGAAATAGATTCGCAAAACAAAGAGCATTATGAGCAGAATAAAGAAAAATATATAAATGAAATTAAAAATCTTGACAATGCTTTTGAAATGTTGTTTAATAATAAAAAAGTAACTTTGATTTTTGCCGATAGGTTTCCTTTTCGCTACTTTGTTGAAGGATACGGACTTGATTATTACGGAGCATTTCCCGGCTGCAGCAGTGAAACAGAGCCCAATGCCTCTACCGTAGCTTTTTTAATAGATAAAATCAAAGCAGAAAAAATATCAACAATTTTTTATATAGAGCTTTCAAATAAAAAAATGTGTCAAAGTATAGCTTCTCAAACAGGCGCAAATATTGCTTTGCTTCATTCTTGCCATAATATTTCCAAAGAAGAAAAAGAAAGAGGAGAAACTTATCTCTCTCTTATGTATAAAAATTATGAAACGTTAAAAAATGCTTTTTAA
- a CDS encoding metal ABC transporter ATP-binding protein: MSLLSCENISLGYDGNIILSDLSLEVNEGDYIYIVGENGSGKSTFIKALLSLKNVSKGKIKFSDGLKKYEIGYLPQQSDFQKDFPANVYEIVLSGCLNSRGLRPFYSKKEKNTALENMKKMGIENLLKKSYSELSGGQQQRVLFARALCATKKLLLLDEPYTGLDPVATLEMYNLIEKINKDGISVIMVSHDIKTAVKYASHILHLGNKEIFFGKTEDYLKSKFSKEFMGGE; encoded by the coding sequence ATGTCACTTTTAAGCTGTGAAAACATAAGCTTAGGATATGACGGAAATATAATTTTGTCTGACCTTAGCCTTGAAGTAAACGAAGGCGATTATATTTATATTGTCGGTGAAAACGGAAGCGGAAAGAGTACGTTTATTAAAGCGTTGCTTTCCTTAAAAAATGTTTCAAAGGGTAAAATAAAGTTTTCAGACGGACTTAAAAAATATGAGATAGGCTATTTGCCACAGCAAAGTGATTTTCAAAAGGATTTTCCTGCTAACGTATATGAAATTGTGCTTTCGGGTTGTCTTAATTCGAGAGGGCTGCGTCCGTTTTATTCTAAAAAAGAAAAAAATACAGCCTTGGAAAATATGAAAAAAATGGGTATTGAAAATCTTTTGAAAAAATCCTATTCTGAGCTTTCAGGAGGTCAACAACAGAGAGTGCTTTTTGCAAGAGCTCTTTGTGCAACCAAAAAGCTTTTGCTTTTAGACGAGCCATATACGGGCTTAGACCCTGTTGCAACCCTTGAAATGTATAATTTGATTGAAAAAATCAATAAAGACGGTATAAGTGTAATTATGGTATCTCACGATATAAAAACTGCGGTAAAATACGCAAGTCATATTTTGCATCTTGGAAATAAAGAAATTTTCTTTGGAAAAACTGAGGATTATTTAAAGAGTAAATTTTCAAAAGAATTTATGGGAGGAGAATAA